A single window of Methylobacterium nodulans ORS 2060 DNA harbors:
- the pyrF gene encoding orotidine-5'-phosphate decarboxylase — protein MPDTPSPRDRLIVALDMATTDEAERLIDRLGDAASFYKIGYRLGYAGGLALAERLVKGGAKVFLDLKLHDIGNTVEEGVQSLARLGAHLLTVHAYPQTMRAAVRGRDSVPGSALRLLAVTVLTSYDDADAREAGYALSVSELVAIRALAAREIGIDGIVCAATEAAQVREIVGPDGLIVTPGIRPAGSDTGDQKRVVTPAAAIRAGVDYIVVGRPITAAADPRAVAQSIVAEIAAA, from the coding sequence ATGCCCGACACCCCTTCTCCCCGCGACCGGCTCATCGTCGCCCTCGACATGGCGACGACCGACGAGGCCGAGCGCCTGATCGATCGCCTCGGCGACGCCGCGTCCTTCTACAAGATCGGCTACCGGCTCGGCTATGCGGGTGGCCTCGCCCTCGCCGAGCGGCTGGTGAAGGGCGGCGCGAAGGTCTTCCTCGATCTCAAGCTCCACGACATCGGCAACACCGTCGAGGAGGGCGTGCAGTCCCTCGCGCGGCTCGGCGCGCATCTGCTCACGGTGCACGCCTATCCGCAGACGATGCGGGCGGCCGTCCGCGGGCGCGATTCCGTTCCGGGCAGCGCGCTGCGCCTCCTCGCCGTGACGGTGCTCACCTCCTACGACGATGCGGATGCCCGCGAGGCGGGCTATGCCCTGAGCGTGTCCGAACTGGTGGCGATCCGCGCCCTCGCGGCGCGCGAGATCGGCATCGACGGCATCGTCTGCGCGGCGACCGAAGCGGCGCAGGTGCGCGAGATCGTCGGACCGGACGGCCTCATCGTGACGCCCGGCATCCGGCCGGCCGGCTCCGATACGGGCGACCAGAAGCGCGTCGTGACGCCGGCCGCCGCCATCCGCGCGGGCGTCGACTACATCGTGGTCGGCCGCCCGATCACGGCAGCCGCCGATCCCCGCGCGGTGGCGCAGAGCATCGTCGCCGAGATCGCGGCGGCCTGA
- a CDS encoding DUF1330 domain-containing protein: MPKGYWVARVDVHNPDAYKNYVAANGAAFAKFGGRFLVRGGAFQAVSGTSRQRNVVLEFPSYADALACWNSPEYQAARAKQEGGAELDLIIIEGYDGPQPTLSAPPPPASPASE; encoded by the coding sequence ATGCCGAAGGGATACTGGGTCGCGCGCGTCGACGTGCACAACCCGGACGCCTACAAGAACTACGTCGCGGCGAATGGAGCGGCCTTCGCCAAGTTCGGCGGGCGGTTCCTCGTGCGCGGCGGCGCCTTCCAGGCGGTGAGCGGCACGAGCCGCCAGCGCAACGTCGTGCTCGAGTTTCCGAGCTACGCCGACGCGCTCGCCTGCTGGAACTCGCCCGAATACCAGGCCGCCCGGGCCAAGCAGGAGGGCGGGGCCGAGCTCGATCTCATCATCATCGAGGGCTATGACGGCCCGCAGCCGACGTTATCGGCGCCGCCGCCGCCCGCCAGCCCGGCTTCGGAATGA